From Rhodothermales bacterium, a single genomic window includes:
- a CDS encoding DUF2188 domain-containing protein: MPKHTPSSVHTTPNKNGAGWTNTANGQVTSTHRTQAAAAEAGRSQARAAGAEHRIHGRNGQIRESNSYGNDPHPPRG, encoded by the coding sequence ATGCCCAAACACACGCCCTCCAGCGTCCACACCACGCCGAACAAGAACGGCGCGGGATGGACGAACACCGCGAACGGCCAAGTCACGAGCACGCACCGCACGCAGGCCGCCGCCGCGGAAGCCGGTCGTTCTCAGGCCCGTGCTGCGGGCGCGGAGCACCGCATCCATGGTCGGAACGGTCAGATCCGCGAGTCGAACTCGTACGGGAACGAC
- a CDS encoding helix-turn-helix transcriptional regulator, which produces MPHEIDTARLAAAIRDRRKDQNLGVRAASSEIGGVSSSTLSRVEKGNLPDLDTYLRLCRWLGRPATYFARDPGGVAAQETRLPDDVIVQLRADRTLDERTRDALVTMIRTAYAAAKRGDIEDESVYE; this is translated from the coding sequence ATGCCGCACGAGATCGACACCGCCAGATTGGCCGCCGCGATCCGCGACCGTCGCAAAGACCAGAACCTCGGCGTCCGCGCCGCCTCGTCTGAGATCGGCGGCGTCAGCTCCTCGACCCTCTCGCGCGTTGAGAAAGGGAACCTCCCCGACCTCGACACCTACCTCCGACTGTGCCGCTGGCTCGGTCGACCTGCGACGTATTTCGCACGGGACCCCGGTGGCGTGGCAGCGCAGGAGACTCGGTTGCCGGACGATGTCATCGTTCAACTCCGGGCCGACCGCACCCTCGACGAGCGCACCCGCGACGCCCTCGTCACGATGATCCGCACGGCGTATGCAGCGGCAAAGCGCGGGGACATCGAGGACGAGTCCGTTTATGAGTAG